The stretch of DNA TTAAACTCATTTGCTGATCATTGGTAGTTAATATATGGCACTCTGAGTGTTCTTTATTTCCTTGCAGAGTTTGATATTTATCTATTCTTGGTATTCCTCGCTGGAgcattgctgtttttctttgcaggCTCACTCAGCaggtatttttttcttatgGACTAAAGTTTCATTTTTAGATATGATAGAATTATAAtagtaattatatatttttcatcCCCTGTATGCTGTATGAAGGAGTCAAGCTTTCTTCTACTCTGCCGGTATGAGTACAGGCATGATTGCCTCTCTCATCATCCTCTTTTTCATTCTGGCACGCTTATTACCAAAGGTaccatatttaatttttatccAATATCCATGATTTTTAGAGAGGAAATACATTTGATCTAATGCTTGATATTGAtatcatttgtatttgttccttcacacagaaaagccccttttatgttttaattgttGGCGGCTGGTCATTCTCTGTGTATGCCATCCAGCTTGTGTTCAGGAACCTCAGCATAATTCTCCGAGAGCACTGGCATGTGGCAATAGGTAAAGACTCTTCATAGGTTTTACAAAAGTGTTGCATTCACGCTTTATTAATTATAGCCATTTTTACACATACTCCCTCATTTTCAgaagctcaaaagtaattggacaaacataaatatatatatatttttttaatactgaaaatcctttgcagtcaataactgcctgaagtctagaaagcatggacatcaccaaatgttgTTTCCTCCCTGAACAGCATGCTTTACTGGCTTGAGATCAAGTgagactgacttggccattgaataATATCCAATTTCtttttgagaaactcttgggttgcgtTTGCAGTGTGCTTTgtgtcattatccatttgcaccaTGAAGCACAGTCcagtcagttttgcagcatttggttgAGCAGAGGGAATAGCCTTgcacacttcagaattcatcctgctacttctatcgacagtcacatcatcaataaacactagttcCACTGGCAGGCTTTTGGTACATAACTCTGCTCTGGTTTGTTCTTCTTTAATGgtgtgtaaataaatgtataattgtttttgtttgtttttggcaggCTATGTAGCAGTGGTGGGATTCATCAGTTTTGCTGTGTGTTACCGTTACGGCCCTCTGGTTGATGAGAAGAGCATTAACATCCTGTCATGGACACTGCAGCTCTTTGGTCTGCTCCTGGTTTATTTAGGAATTCAGATTCAGCAAGTTGCCATCGCTATAATTGTGGCAGCTTTGTTTGCCAAAAATCTGGAGTACCCAGTCTATCTGGTGGTTGCTCTGTGGAGGTATGTATTTTTCAAATGCTGACACAAGGTGGCGTAAGAGTACAGTGCACTGTGGATCAGCTTATACAGTGTTCCTCCAGCAGTATAATGTGGCTTCTGTGGTTGTAACAGTTAgtttcacagatttatttaAGAAGAGCCCTTTTCCAATGCATGTTCTAACTACTGAAGCTTAAAGTAGCAATATCTTGCTTGTTATAGAATAAATACCAATAATCATATTAAGTTTGTATAGTATGGATTTATTTAAACCATGTATGTGCTCTGTCTTGCAGAAAAATCAGGCAGTATATCCACTGGAAGCCACAGCCACGTCGCCTGCTGACTGAGGAGGAGTATCAGAAGGAAGGCGAGGAAGAGACTCGGCATGCTCTGGAGGAACTGCGGAAATACTGTAACAGCCCAGAGTTCAGCCCGTGGAGGGCTGTGTCCAGGCTTCAGTCCCCAAAAAGGTGGGTTTTATACTCATACACAAATAATTTCTTTTAAACTCACAATTGAAACTTAATTTCACTGTCATCTTTGTCATCATCTGTCAAAATAAATAGAGGGCCATTGTATAAATGTTTCTACTGAAAGTATTTAAATGGTTTCAGTGAATCAAAGTAGATTTTATGTGGTTTTCTAACATGATCAATAGAAAAGATGAGATGAGAGATTCTGCACAGTACTGATCACCAGTAGCTGAGTACTTTAGatacagtgtaggtgtgtttaCGATACAGGCACTCCTTAATTACACACAAATTACCTTCATTTAACTACAAACCCAATCGTGAAAAAGTCAGTATGCTGTGcaacatgcaaataaaaacagaatgcagtgattttcaAATCTCATTTTATCTGATTGTGGTCACAGTAGAGCACagaaaacttcaaaatgtttgaactgagagattttactatttcatgaaaaatattagctaattttgaatttgatggcagcaatatgtatataataaaaaataaaaagttgggatgagggcaacaaaaggctgtaaaagtgaGTGGTACtaaacagaaacagctggagggaaATTGTGCAGCtgtttaggttaactggcagcaGGTCAGTAGCATTTATGGGTATAAAAAGAGAGTCATACAGAGTtggagtttctcagaagtaaagctgggcagaggttcaccaatctgcaaagaACTttgtctacaaattgtggaacaatttcagagtAATGTCAgcataaaattgtgaagactttgaatatctcatctaCAAAAGATTCAGAGAGTCTGGAGAAAATGGGACAAAGCTAAAAATCAATATTAGAGGCCTGAGGCGATACTGCATCAAAAATAGGCAGGATTTCTATTgctcagtgaaaaaaaaaatacacaaatctACTTTTATTACCTCTGCCAAGGGTTGTTtctgggagtgtgtgtgtgtgtgtatccatgtcatcattctgtctgtaaacacggtagcttgaaatgttttgagtgaattctgataaaactttgcagGAGTGTATAGTAGGGATCACGTTAACCATCCATTAAAACTTGGCTTCAAGGTCTTCAAGgccaacttaatgatttattggttgaaaattgacaaaaagctttctaacttagaaactatgattcttacaagtgtggtctGTATTGTCAACAAATAGAAAGTACcacataaagatttaaaatatatcacacttaacctctgacctctccttcaaggttaaTAGATTGCTCTGAAggtcaaactaataataatgccatatagagctatttaaaaccaTCTTACTGTCattgtatattatataataagctcaagttattcatgtacaattatttacaaatcaatacctattatccattacctgctc from Archocentrus centrarchus isolate MPI-CPG fArcCen1 chromosome 7, fArcCen1, whole genome shotgun sequence encodes:
- the nemp1 gene encoding nuclear envelope integral membrane protein 1; this encodes MAGCMKMINGFISTNARLMVLLVLLICLPQISQQDTGNKFLVLDLRDGEELVMSGPNRFCYRNTILPTWRQTWTRIQVKVWSSNVFKMETVEGEEELQELDRFSFWGWFQSLLREKHNETVINISLFSKKSCFKVDPTGDTKYTVKPIRKFDIYLFLVFLAGALLFFFAGSLSRSQAFFYSAGMSTGMIASLIILFFILARLLPKKSPFYVLIVGGWSFSVYAIQLVFRNLSIILREHWHVAIGYVAVVGFISFAVCYRYGPLVDEKSINILSWTLQLFGLLLVYLGIQIQQVAIAIIVAALFAKNLEYPVYLVVALWRKIRQYIHWKPQPRRLLTEEEYQKEGEEETRHALEELRKYCNSPEFSPWRAVSRLQSPKRFADFVEGSPHLMPNEVSIHAQEYGFGGSFFEDELFDTDDEDDVDDDTNSVTRPK